ACTGATGTTGAACTCTATAATATTATTGCATATGGTATTGAGGGAACACATTATAATAAGTTGGAAGATGGTACTGTAGAGGTTATTCCAGATGCTGGTTATAATCCAGGAACCTTGTGGCTCCACGCAAGTACTTTTAATGCACATATCATGAAAGGTATGCCATTAGATGTATGGGAACAAACAAAGAAGATTAATCTTGAAGCACAAGCGTCTCCACTACTAGGTTTTTCATTCAATCCAGAATCAGTAAGTGCTGAAATGGCACAATGTGAATCCGTGGTTAATGAATTCATAAAATCTTTTGATTTTGGAGTAGGAGATGTAGATTCATTATATGAAAAGTTTGTAGAAAAGCTTGATAAAGCAGGAGCTCAGACTATTACTGATGAGATACAAAGACAAATAGATGAATGGATGGGTAAATAAGAGTTTATAGAAATACATTAGAAGGGCTGTCATATAATTTGACAGCCTCTTTAATATCTCCAGATATGTAGTAAAAATAGAATTCTGCTTAGCTGATTATCTTATTCTAGATATCTATTATTTCATTAATATATACTTTTCTTTGTTCCTTAGAACTTTTTATGGCAGCCATAACCATTGCAAGACTTTTGATATTATCTTTGCAATCTGTTTGGGATGGGATGCCTTTTTTTAGTGAATCAATCATATCATTTATACATCCAGCATGGCCTTCTTCGTAATTATCATCATTGTCAATAATATTTCTTTCGTATTCAGCTGGAAACATATTTTGAGTATCAGATGGTTTTTCATACCATGGAGCACTTTTACCATCCCACCTAGCGGCGCCATCACTTCCCATAGCACGCCAATCACATTCCCAGCTTGTAAGATTACCCTTGGCACACCATGAACCATTATAAGAGAAAACAACATTATCAGTCATTTCAAATATACAAACTGCACTGGCATTACCTTTATACCAAGAGCCGGAAGGATTGAATTCATGGCAGTATACAGAAATTGGGTCACAGCCTGAGATGAATCTAGCCTGATCAAAAGTATGAATTGCCATGTCTAATATGAGAGGGCTGTCCATGATGTCCCTAAAACCTCCGAAATGTGCTTCTATATAAAAGGAAGCTCCTATAAACCCTAATTCGCCTATCATTTGTTTTTCTATAATAGATTGAAAACTGCGGATATCTTTTAGAAATCTTCTGTTTTGCATAACAGAATAGGATTTGTTTAATTTGTCAGCTGTTTTAACCATATCTATGGCATTTTCCATAGTATC
The window above is part of the Vallitalea guaymasensis genome. Proteins encoded here:
- a CDS encoding Gfo/Idh/MocA family protein; this encodes MNNKLRVLQVGCGGISNNWLTTLKGREDIEIVGLVDLDENNAINKRNDFNLTCDTYTDFEKAIADTTPDVVIDNTIPEIHHRIVTTSLKADCHVFGEKPLADTMENAIDMVKTADKLNKSYSVMQNRRFLKDIRSFQSIIEKQMIGELGFIGASFYIEAHFGGFRDIMDSPLILDMAIHTFDQARFISGCDPISVYCHEFNPSGSWYKGNASAVCIFEMTDNVVFSYNGSWCAKGNLTSWECDWRAMGSDGAARWDGKSAPWYEKPSDTQNMFPAEYERNIIDNDDNYEEGHAGCINDMIDSLKKGIPSQTDCKDNIKSLAMVMAAIKSSKEQRKVYINEIIDI